The Helicobacter pylori genome includes a window with the following:
- a CDS encoding polyribonucleotide nucleotidyltransferase has protein sequence MDFITINSGNKTEEFALKQVAKQATSSLMYRLGKTIILASVCIEREPVSEDFLPLVVQFLEKSYAAGKIPGGFVKREGRAQDFEILTSRLIDRTLRPLFPKDYRYPTQITLMVLSHDIENDLQVSALNAASAALFLAHIAPIKSVSACRIARIDNEFIINPNTSLLNQSSLDLFVSGTKESLNMIEMRSLGQKLNALEEPLMLKALEVAQKSLKETCTLYEEVFTPHQNELLFKESQGIIFNERLLDLLKNQYFDEIIKGIESSALSERENVFNEIARKISEAHSEFSLEEIELSLEKVKKTEIRRMIIKDKIRPDKRALEEVRPIVIESDLLPMAHSSILFTRGQTQSLVVGVLGTDNDAQTHESLEYKAPIKEKFMFHYNFPPFCVGEASSIGATSRRELGHGNLAKRALETSIKNKEQVIRLVSEILESNGSSSMASVCAGSLALYASGVGIYDLVAGVAMGMVSEGQDHAILSDISGLEDAEGDMDFKIAGNFEGITAMQMDTKMSGIQLEVLYQALLQAKEAREHILKIMHEAKEKIVINFSHLPATEIFHVAPDKIVEIIGQGGRVIKEIVEKFEVKIDLNKPSGEVKIMGNKERVLKTKEFILNYLHSLDQELEQYAIDEVLEAQVKRIVDFGAFLSLPKGGEGLLRKQNMDRCQVVLKEGDSIRCRVISFNKGKIALDLA, from the coding sequence ATGGATTTTATCACCATCAATTCTGGTAACAAAACTGAAGAGTTTGCTCTCAAACAAGTGGCCAAACAAGCCACCAGCTCTCTAATGTATCGCTTAGGAAAAACCATCATTTTGGCGAGCGTGTGTATAGAAAGAGAGCCTGTGAGTGAAGATTTTCTGCCTTTAGTGGTGCAGTTTTTAGAAAAATCTTATGCAGCCGGAAAGATCCCGGGCGGTTTTGTCAAAAGAGAAGGCAGAGCGCAAGATTTTGAAATCTTAACCTCTAGGCTCATAGATAGGACTTTACGCCCTTTATTCCCTAAAGATTACCGCTACCCTACACAGATCACTTTAATGGTTTTAAGCCATGATATTGAAAATGATTTGCAAGTTTCTGCTTTAAACGCTGCTTCAGCCGCTCTCTTTTTGGCCCATATCGCTCCCATTAAAAGCGTGAGCGCTTGCAGGATCGCTAGGATTGATAACGAATTTATCATTAACCCTAATACAAGCCTTTTGAATCAATCCAGTTTGGATTTGTTCGTGTCCGGCACAAAAGAGAGTTTGAACATGATAGAAATGCGCTCTTTGGGGCAAAAATTAAACGCTTTAGAAGAGCCTTTAATGCTAAAAGCTTTAGAAGTGGCTCAAAAAAGTTTGAAAGAAACTTGCACGCTTTATGAAGAGGTTTTCACGCCCCACCAAAACGAGCTGCTTTTCAAAGAGAGCCAAGGAATAATTTTTAATGAGAGGCTGTTAGATTTATTAAAAAATCAGTATTTTGATGAAATCATCAAAGGCATTGAAAGTTCTGCTTTGAGCGAGCGGGAAAATGTTTTCAATGAAATTGCCAGAAAAATCAGTGAAGCCCACTCAGAATTCAGTTTAGAAGAAATTGAATTGTCTTTAGAAAAAGTGAAAAAAACTGAGATAAGACGCATGATTATTAAGGATAAAATCCGCCCGGATAAGCGCGCGTTAGAAGAAGTGCGGCCCATTGTGATAGAGAGCGATTTGCTCCCTATGGCGCATAGCTCCATTTTATTCACTAGGGGGCAAACTCAAAGCTTAGTGGTAGGGGTTTTAGGCACGGATAATGACGCTCAAACCCATGAGAGTTTGGAGTATAAAGCCCCTATCAAAGAGAAGTTCATGTTTCATTATAATTTCCCTCCTTTTTGCGTGGGCGAAGCGAGTTCTATTGGCGCGACTTCAAGGCGCGAATTAGGGCATGGGAATTTGGCTAAAAGAGCCTTAGAAACGAGCATTAAAAATAAAGAGCAGGTGATACGATTGGTTTCTGAGATTTTAGAAAGCAATGGTTCAAGCTCAATGGCGAGCGTGTGCGCAGGCTCTTTAGCCCTTTATGCAAGCGGTGTGGGAATTTATGATCTAGTCGCTGGGGTGGCTATGGGCATGGTGAGCGAAGGGCAAGATCACGCCATTTTAAGCGATATTAGCGGATTAGAAGACGCAGAAGGCGATATGGATTTTAAGATCGCCGGGAATTTTGAAGGCATTACGGCTATGCAAATGGATACCAAAATGAGCGGTATCCAATTAGAGGTTTTATACCAAGCCTTACTCCAAGCTAAAGAAGCGCGAGAACACATTTTAAAAATCATGCATGAAGCGAAAGAAAAGATCGTGATCAATTTTTCCCATTTGCCTGCAACGGAGATTTTTCATGTCGCGCCCGATAAAATTGTAGAAATTATCGGTCAAGGGGGGCGTGTGATTAAAGAGATAGTAGAAAAGTTTGAGGTTAAAATTGATTTGAATAAACCGAGCGGTGAAGTGAAAATCATGGGGAATAAAGAACGGGTTTTAAAAACTAAGGAATTTATTTTAAACTATTTGCATTCTTTGGATCAAGAATTGGAGCAATACGCTATTGATGAGGTGTTGGAAGCTCAAGTGAAACGGATCGTGGATTTTGGGGCGTTTTTAAGCTTGCCTAAGGGGGGCGAAGGCTTGTTAAGAAAACAAAACATGGACAGGTGTCAAGTGGTTTTAAAAGAAGGCGATAGCATCAGGTGTAGGGTGATTAGTTTCAATAAGGGTAAAATCGCTTTGGATTTGGCTTAA
- a CDS encoding F0F1 ATP synthase subunit C, giving the protein MKFLALFFLALAGVAFAHDGGMGGMDMIKSYSILGAMIGLGIAAFGGAIGMGNAAAATITGTARNPGVGGKLLTTMFVAMAMIEAQVIYTLVFAIIAIYSNPFLS; this is encoded by the coding sequence ATGAAATTTTTAGCGTTATTTTTTCTGGCTTTAGCGGGCGTTGCTTTCGCTCATGATGGTGGAATGGGTGGGATGGATATGATTAAATCTTATTCTATCTTAGGGGCGATGATCGGTTTAGGGATTGCCGCTTTTGGTGGGGCGATCGGTATGGGGAATGCGGCCGCAGCGACCATTACAGGCACAGCGAGAAACCCAGGAGTGGGCGGTAAATTGCTCACAACCATGTTTGTAGCCATGGCGATGATTGAAGCGCAAGTGATTTATACTCTAGTGTTTGCTATTATCGCTATTTATAGTAACCCATTCTTAAGTTAA
- the cysE gene encoding serine O-acetyltransferase, translated as MLDLSYSLERVLQEDPAARNKWEVLLLYPGIHALLCYRLAHALHKKGFYFIARVLSQLARFITGIEIHPGAKIGRGLFIDHGMGVVIGETTEIGDDVTIYHGVTLGGTGKFKGKRHPTLGNRVVVGAGAKVLGAIFVGDDVKIGANAVVLSDLPTGSTAVGAKAKTITKDR; from the coding sequence ATGCTAGATCTGTCTTATAGCCTGGAGCGTGTCTTGCAAGAAGACCCGGCAGCTAGGAATAAGTGGGAGGTGCTCTTGCTTTATCCGGGCATTCATGCGCTGCTTTGTTACCGCCTAGCGCATGCGTTGCACAAGAAAGGGTTTTATTTTATTGCACGCGTGCTTTCTCAGTTAGCGCGTTTTATCACTGGGATAGAAATCCATCCGGGCGCTAAGATTGGGAGAGGGCTTTTTATCGATCATGGCATGGGTGTGGTGATTGGCGAGACTACAGAGATTGGAGATGATGTTACCATTTATCATGGCGTAACTCTAGGGGGTACGGGCAAGTTCAAGGGCAAGCGCCACCCTACTTTAGGCAACCGAGTGGTAGTGGGGGCAGGGGCTAAGGTCTTGGGCGCGATTTTCGTGGGCGATGATGTGAAGATTGGGGCTAATGCGGTGGTGCTTTCAGATTTACCCACGGGTTCTACGGCTGTAGGCGCTAAAGCTAAAACCATCACAAAGGATCGTTGA
- a CDS encoding DNA adenine methylase: MNYIGSKYKLIPFIKENIHAVVGHDLSGAIFCDLFAGTGIVGRAFKKAVNKVISNDLEYYSFVLNQNYIGNIQEIPNQEELINGLNSVALKKGFIHSHYSLGGSSRQYFSETNAQKIDAVRLKIEELKLSQNIDNCAYYFLLASLLESADKVANTASVYGAFLKRLKKSAQKELILKGAHFDLSSNANEVYQQDASELIGKISGDILYLDPPYNARQYGANYHLLNTIASYAPFAPKGKTGLPGYQKSSFCSRAKILNAFENLIKTARFKYIFLSYNNEGLMSETEIGNILKKYGAYSLMTKTYMRFKADNKRAHKAAHTKECLHILIK; the protein is encoded by the coding sequence ATGAACTACATCGGTTCTAAATACAAGCTCATTCCCTTTATTAAAGAAAATATCCATGCGGTTGTAGGCCATGATCTCTCTGGTGCGATTTTTTGCGATCTGTTCGCTGGGACGGGCATTGTGGGGCGCGCGTTTAAAAAAGCCGTTAATAAGGTTATTTCTAATGATTTGGAATATTATAGCTTTGTTTTGAATCAAAATTATATCGGCAACATTCAAGAAATCCCTAATCAAGAAGAGCTTATTAATGGGCTTAATAGCGTTGCTTTAAAAAAGGGTTTTATCCATTCGCATTATTCTTTGGGGGGGAGTTCAAGGCAGTATTTTAGCGAAACAAACGCTCAAAAAATTGATGCGGTGCGTTTAAAAATTGAAGAGCTTAAACTTTCTCAAAACATTGATAATTGCGCGTATTATTTTTTGCTCGCATCGCTATTAGAGAGCGCGGACAAGGTGGCTAACACCGCTTCAGTTTATGGGGCTTTTTTAAAACGCCTTAAAAAAAGCGCTCAAAAAGAACTCATCTTAAAAGGCGCTCATTTTGATTTGAGTTCAAACGCTAACGAAGTGTATCAGCAAGACGCTAGCGAACTGATTGGAAAGATTTCAGGGGATATTTTGTATTTAGACCCTCCTTATAATGCGAGGCAATACGGGGCGAATTACCACTTATTAAACACGATTGCTTCTTATGCACCCTTTGCTCCAAAAGGTAAAACCGGCTTGCCCGGTTATCAGAAATCATCGTTTTGCTCTCGCGCTAAAATCTTAAACGCTTTTGAAAATTTAATCAAAACAGCGCGATTCAAATACATCTTTTTAAGCTATAACAATGAAGGGCTTATGAGTGAAACAGAGATTGGAAATATTTTAAAAAAATACGGCGCTTACTCCTTAATGACCAAAACCTACATGCGTTTTAAAGCGGATAACAAACGTGCCCACAAAGCCGCACACACCAAAGAGTGTTTGCATATTCTTATCAAATAA
- a CDS encoding HAD family hydrolase, translating to MALEVVLWDFDGVIFDSMYLKNEGFKALFQKHGNKNQEDLKQFEVYHYQSGGVSRNEKIQYFYNEILKTPIAQEEVDALALEFGAIIEQKLFDRGHLNSEVMAFIDKHYKNHVFHIASAVLHSELQVLCEFLGIIKYFKSVEGSPPNKPKIIANIIQKYAYNPSRMLMIGDSVNDYESAKANEVAFLGYNSKVLKNLVGQNGYQGKYLESFKGFDLQNFIKE from the coding sequence ATGGCACTTGAAGTGGTTCTATGGGATTTTGATGGCGTGATTTTTGACAGCATGTATTTAAAAAATGAAGGGTTTAAGGCGTTGTTTCAAAAGCATGGCAACAAGAATCAAGAGGATTTGAAACAATTTGAAGTTTATCATTATCAAAGTGGGGGGGTTTCAAGGAATGAAAAAATCCAATATTTTTATAATGAGATTTTAAAAACCCCTATCGCTCAAGAAGAAGTGGATGCGTTAGCCCTAGAGTTTGGCGCTATTATAGAACAAAAGCTTTTTGATAGGGGGCATTTGAATAGCGAAGTGATGGCGTTTATTGATAAGCATTATAAAAATCATGTTTTCCATATCGCTTCAGCGGTCTTGCATAGCGAATTGCAAGTGTTGTGCGAGTTTTTAGGGATCATTAAGTATTTTAAGAGCGTTGAAGGGAGTCCGCCTAATAAACCTAAAATCATCGCTAATATCATTCAAAAATACGCCTATAACCCAAGCCGCATGCTAATGATAGGCGATAGCGTCAATGACTATGAAAGCGCTAAGGCTAATGAAGTGGCGTTTTTGGGTTACAACAGCAAGGTTTTGAAAAATTTAGTGGGTCAAAACGGCTATCAAGGGAAGTATTTAGAGAGCTTTAAAGGGTTTGATTTGCAAAACTTTATAAAAGAGTAA
- a CDS encoding ABC transporter ATP-binding protein/permease, translated as MYGHLNYGEKKHKISTLKYFLRSLKQIYMLITFKEKMVFFLLVLMAVFSSFVEVMSLTLLMPFITLASDPSRALDDKDWKMVYDFFHFSSPVRLMYFFSFCLVGIYLFRMFYGVSFTYLKGRFSNKKAYQIKQQLFLQHIKSNYLSHLNHNLDSLRDIINNKADGMFMSFNAFLNLLTELTVIVFFYSTLILTNWKITLVFTMILALQIFLIVKKVTALIKKKGEMAAKSKAQTLKVFSKFFSNFKITKLKDNHEEAHKLFGENSRKAHDTEIIYTTLQVVPRYSIETVGFSLLILAVAYILFKYGEAKMVLPTISMYALALYRTLPSVTGVINYYNEIAYNQLATNIVFKSLSKTIVEEDLVPLDFNKKITLQNISFAYKSKHPVLKNFNLTIQKGQKVALIGHSGCGKSTLADIIMGLTYPKSGEIFIDNTLLTNENRRSWRKKIGYIPQNIYLFDGTVGDNIAFGSAIDEKRLIKVCKMAHIYDFLCEHEGLKTQVGEGGAKLSGGQKQRIGIARALYDNPEILVLDEATSALDNETESKIMDEIYQVAKNKTLIVIAHRLSTIERCEVIIDMSQHKDNLG; from the coding sequence ATTTATGGACACTTAAATTATGGCGAAAAAAAACATAAAATTTCTACTTTAAAATACTTTTTGCGCTCTTTAAAGCAAATCTACATGCTCATCACTTTCAAGGAAAAAATGGTTTTTTTCCTGCTTGTGCTGATGGCGGTTTTTTCTTCTTTTGTGGAAGTGATGTCTCTAACCCTCCTGATGCCTTTTATCACTCTCGCTTCCGATCCTAGCAGGGCTTTAGACGATAAAGACTGGAAAATGGTTTATGATTTTTTCCATTTTTCATCTCCCGTTCGCCTTATGTATTTCTTTAGTTTTTGCTTGGTGGGGATTTATTTGTTCAGGATGTTTTATGGGGTGTCTTTCACTTATTTGAAAGGGCGTTTTTCCAATAAGAAAGCTTATCAAATCAAGCAACAACTTTTTTTACAGCACATTAAAAGCAACTACCTCTCCCACCTTAACCACAACTTAGATTCTTTAAGAGACATTATCAATAATAAAGCGGATGGCATGTTTATGAGCTTTAACGCTTTTTTGAATCTACTCACTGAATTAACCGTGATCGTTTTTTTCTATTCCACGCTCATATTAACTAATTGGAAAATAACGCTCGTTTTTACGATGATTCTCGCCTTACAAATTTTTCTTATTGTTAAAAAAGTCACCGCTCTTATCAAAAAAAAGGGCGAGATGGCTGCCAAATCCAAAGCGCAAACGCTTAAGGTTTTTTCAAAATTTTTCAGCAATTTCAAAATCACTAAACTCAAAGACAACCACGAAGAAGCCCACAAGCTTTTTGGAGAAAATAGCCGTAAAGCCCATGACACCGAGATTATTTACACCACTTTGCAAGTGGTTCCCAGGTATTCAATAGAAACGGTGGGCTTTAGCTTGTTGATTTTAGCAGTCGCTTACATTTTATTCAAATACGGCGAAGCTAAAATGGTGCTCCCTACCATTTCTATGTATGCTCTAGCACTTTATCGCACGCTCCCTTCTGTGACTGGAGTGATCAACTATTACAATGAAATCGCTTACAACCAGCTTGCGACTAACATTGTTTTTAAAAGCCTTTCTAAAACCATCGTTGAAGAGGATTTAGTCCCTTTAGACTTTAATAAAAAAATCACTCTCCAAAACATCTCATTCGCTTATAAGTCAAAACACCCGGTTTTAAAAAATTTCAACCTCACCATTCAAAAAGGTCAAAAAGTCGCTCTCATAGGCCATAGCGGGTGCGGGAAATCCACGCTGGCGGATATTATTATGGGGCTTACCTACCCTAAAAGTGGGGAAATTTTTATTGATAACACCCTTTTAACCAACGAAAACAGGCGCTCATGGCGTAAAAAAATAGGCTATATCCCCCAAAATATTTACCTTTTTGATGGCACTGTGGGGGATAATATCGCTTTTGGGAGCGCTATAGATGAAAAACGCTTGATTAAGGTGTGCAAAATGGCTCATATTTATGATTTTTTATGCGAGCATGAGGGCCTTAAAACCCAAGTGGGCGAAGGGGGTGCTAAGCTTAGCGGCGGTCAAAAACAGCGCATAGGCATTGCAAGAGCCTTATACGATAACCCTGAAATTTTGGTTTTAGATGAAGCCACTTCAGCCCTAGACAATGAAACCGAGAGTAAAATCATGGATGAAATCTATCAAGTCGCTAAAAATAAAACCCTAATCGTTATCGCCCACCGCTTAAGCACGATTGAACGCTGTGAAGTCATCATTGATATGAGCCAACACAAAGACAATCTTGGCTAA
- the tuf gene encoding elongation factor Tu, giving the protein MAKEKFNRTKPHVNIGTIGHVDHGKTTLSAAISAVLSLKGLAEMKDYDNIDNAPEEKERGITIATSHIEYETENRHYAHVDCPGHADYVKNMITGAAQMDGAILVVSAADGPMPQTREHILLSRQVGVPHIVVFLNKQDMVDDQELLELVEMEVRELLSAYEFPGDDTPIIAGSALRALEEAKAGNVGEWGEKVLKLMAEVDAYIPTPERDTEKTFLMPVEDVFSIAGRGTVVTGRIERGVVKVGDEVEIVGIRATQKTTVTGVEMFRKELEKGEAGDNVGVLLRGTKKEEVERGMVLCKPGSITPHKKFEGEIYVLSKEEGGRHTPFFTNYRPQFYVRTTDVTGSITLPEGVEMVMPGDNVKITVELISPVALELGTKFAIREGGRTVGAGVVSNIIE; this is encoded by the coding sequence ATGGCAAAAGAAAAGTTTAATAGAACTAAGCCGCATGTTAATATTGGAACCATTGGGCATGTAGACCATGGTAAAACGACTTTGAGTGCAGCGATTTCAGCGGTGCTTTCTTTGAAAGGTCTTGCAGAAATGAAAGACTATGATAATATTGATAACGCCCCTGAAGAAAAAGAAAGAGGGATCACTATCGCTACTTCTCACATTGAATATGAGACTGAAAACAGACACTATGCGCATGTGGATTGCCCAGGACACGCTGACTATGTAAAAAACATGATCACTGGTGCGGCGCAAATGGACGGAGCGATTTTGGTTGTTTCTGCAGCTGATGGTCCTATGCCTCAAACCAGGGAGCATATCTTATTGTCTCGTCAAGTAGGCGTGCCTCACATCGTTGTTTTCTTAAACAAACAAGACATGGTAGATGACCAAGAATTGTTAGAGCTGGTAGAAATGGAAGTGCGCGAATTGTTGAGTGCGTATGAATTTCCTGGCGATGACACTCCTATTATAGCAGGTTCGGCTTTAAGAGCTTTAGAAGAAGCAAAGGCTGGCAATGTGGGTGAATGGGGTGAAAAAGTGCTTAAGCTCATGGCTGAAGTGGATGCCTATATCCCTACTCCAGAAAGAGACACTGAAAAAACTTTCTTGATGCCGGTTGAAGATGTGTTCTCTATTGCGGGTAGAGGGACTGTGGTTACAGGCAGGATTGAAAGAGGTGTGGTGAAAGTAGGCGATGAAGTGGAAATCGTTGGTATCAGAGCTACACAAAAAACGACTGTAACTGGTGTAGAAATGTTTAGAAAAGAGTTAGAAAAAGGTGAAGCCGGCGATAATGTGGGCGTGCTTTTGAGAGGAACTAAAAAAGAAGAAGTAGAGCGTGGTATGGTTCTATGCAAACCAGGTTCTATCACTCCGCACAAGAAATTTGAGGGAGAAATTTATGTCCTTTCTAAAGAAGAAGGCGGGAGACACACTCCATTCTTCACCAACTACCGCCCGCAATTCTATGTGCGCACGACTGATGTGACTGGATCTATCACCCTTCCTGAAGGCGTAGAAATGGTTATGCCTGGCGATAATGTTAAAATCACTGTAGAGTTGATTAGCCCTGTTGCGTTAGAGTTGGGAACTAAATTTGCGATTCGTGAAGGCGGTAGGACCGTTGGTGCTGGTGTTGTGAGCAATATTATTGAATAG
- the rpmG gene encoding 50S ribosomal protein L33, translated as MKVKIGLKCSDCEDINYSTTKNAKTNTEKLELKKFCPRENKHTLHKEIKLKS; from the coding sequence ATGAAAGTTAAAATAGGGTTGAAGTGTTCTGATTGTGAAGACATCAATTACAGCACAACCAAGAACGCTAAAACTAACACTGAAAAACTGGAGCTTAAGAAGTTCTGCCCAAGGGAAAATAAGCACACTCTTCATAAAGAAATCAAATTGAAGAGCTAG
- the secE gene encoding preprotein translocase subunit SecE: MDKWLMQYKLAREELSKVIFPIKEQIRNALVSVLVVVSAITLFLALLDFSLGAFVSSVL; the protein is encoded by the coding sequence ATGGATAAATGGCTCATGCAATATAAATTAGCTAGAGAAGAGCTTTCTAAAGTGATATTTCCTATTAAAGAGCAGATACGCAACGCGCTTGTTTCTGTTTTGGTGGTGGTGAGTGCTATCACGCTATTTTTAGCTTTGTTGGATTTTTCTCTGGGGGCTTTTGTCTCTAGTGTTCTATAG
- the nusG gene encoding transcription termination/antitermination protein NusG, whose protein sequence is MDWYAIQTYSGSEQSVKKAIENLANDHNIRDRIQEIIVPTEDIIEVSKKSKTKVTERSLYPGYVFIKVDLDTVLWHKIQSLPRVSRFIGENKKPTPLSEADIGHILEKMNNRAAPKPKIFFEQGEVVRVVEGPFANFTATVEEYDVEHRKLKLNVSIFGRNTPIEILHSQVEKII, encoded by the coding sequence ATGGATTGGTATGCCATACAAACTTATTCAGGGAGCGAGCAGTCCGTTAAGAAAGCGATTGAGAATCTGGCGAACGATCATAATATAAGAGATAGGATACAAGAGATCATTGTGCCTACTGAAGATATTATAGAGGTTTCTAAAAAAAGCAAGACGAAAGTAACGGAACGAAGCCTTTATCCTGGGTATGTTTTTATTAAGGTGGATTTAGACACGGTTTTGTGGCACAAGATACAATCTTTGCCAAGAGTGAGTCGTTTTATTGGAGAAAACAAAAAGCCAACCCCATTGAGTGAAGCGGATATTGGGCATATTTTAGAAAAAATGAATAACCGAGCAGCCCCCAAGCCAAAAATCTTTTTTGAGCAAGGCGAAGTGGTGCGTGTGGTGGAAGGCCCTTTTGCAAACTTTACCGCTACGGTGGAAGAGTATGATGTGGAACACCGCAAGCTCAAGCTCAATGTTTCTATTTTTGGCAGGAACACTCCAATAGAGATTTTGCATTCGCAAGTGGAAAAAATTATATAA
- the rplK gene encoding 50S ribosomal protein L11 — MAKKVVGEIKLQIPAGKANPSPPVGPALGQRGVNIMEFCKAFNERTKDMGSFNIPVIITVYQDKSFTFITKKPPVTDLIKKASGVEKGSDNPLKNKIAKLTHKQVEEIVQLKMEDLNTSTMEAAKKIVMGSARSMGVEVVD, encoded by the coding sequence ATGGCTAAAAAAGTAGTCGGAGAAATCAAACTTCAAATCCCTGCCGGTAAGGCAAACCCTTCACCTCCCGTAGGGCCAGCCTTGGGTCAAAGAGGGGTTAATATCATGGAATTTTGCAAGGCTTTTAACGAGAGAACTAAAGACATGGGGAGTTTTAATATCCCAGTCATTATCACGGTTTATCAAGATAAGAGTTTCACCTTTATCACTAAAAAGCCTCCGGTAACCGATTTGATCAAAAAAGCTTCTGGGGTTGAAAAAGGTTCTGACAACCCGCTTAAGAATAAGATTGCAAAGCTCACCCACAAGCAAGTGGAAGAGATCGTGCAATTGAAAATGGAAGATTTAAACACAAGCACCATGGAAGCGGCCAAAAAAATCGTTATGGGCAGCGCTAGGAGCATGGGCGTAGAAGTTGTGGATTGA